Genomic window (Oryza sativa Japonica Group chromosome 3, ASM3414082v1):
GCTAGAGTTGCTTCCGTGTAGTTGTAATTCTTGCGAACATCCTTGAAGCCGTCGTGGCGATCAGGGCCAGCTACCATCGCTCCGACGATGATGTTAGGGTTTGGTTTCTTGGTTTCTCTCCACTTCCAACCTCCTTTGCAACCGTAGTGGACACCATTCTTTGGGATCGAGGCACCCCGATGATGAACACGTTTAGGGTAACGGTTTCCGTAACCAACCACATAGCTCATCTTCAAAGGATTTTTTCCTAAGATGTATTCGATCTGAAATAAGTAGTGAATTAGTATCAGGAGTTAAAAACTGCTGGAATTACAAGATTCCAACATTTTAAACTCTGCAAACCTACTTGAGTTCTTGCAAAATTGCGCAGAGTTTCAATTGGGTAGAAATGGGGCCCACAATACCAGCCAGGGGTATCTGCAGCCTCAAGATAGTCACCGTACAAAGAAGCAAGGAATGCAGCGTTCACCACATACTGAAGAGGTTGTGGCCTCCCGTGATTCAACTGGATCAAACCACCTGAAATACAATAATaatagggcctgtttagttggtgaaatgaaaatttttgggtgtcacatcggacgtttgaccggatgtcggaagtgcttttcggacacgaatgaaaaaaataatttcataactcgcctggaaaccacgagacgaatcttttgagcctaattaagccgtcattagcacatgtaggttactgtggcacttatggctaatcatgaactaattagggTCAAACGATTCGTCttgcgatttacatgcaaactgtgcaattagtttttctttttatctatatttaatgctccatacatgtgtctaaagattcgatgtgatgtttttgcgaaaagtttttggagaactaaacagggcctaagtaaCTAACTGTTCACAAACCAATGTGTGACTGTGTGATTCAGTGAGTTCAAGGTCAAACCTTTTGTCCTGTTGAAAGACTTGAAAATTGGAAGATAAGAGCACATAATAATGCTTGTTTGATTGTGGAATGTCCTGAGGATCTCTTCATATGGATAACCAGGACTTAAGAAGAGCCTTAACCGGCTCAAAAGAACCTGTAATGACAGACCATAAAATAAGTACcaattgatatgttaaatccgTTTATTTGTTCAtctggattttttttactagctactgctatgtactccctccatccctaaatgtttgatgtcgttgacttttttaaacatatttgaccgttcgtcttatttaaaaaaattaagtaattattaattctttttatatcatttgattcattgttaaatatatttttgtgtatacatatagttttacatatttcacaaaagtttttaaataagacgaatggtcaaacatgtttaaaaaaatcaacggcgtcaaacatttagggaaggagggagtagcaaaGAATTTTAGCTCTTGAAGGTTAAGAAATAGCATATACACAAAAGTTACCAGGTTCTATGATTCAACGGGTTAAACTAGAGAGAAGTGTGACCAATTCTTTTGACACACATAGTTGAAACCTACCAGAACTGGTTATTTAAAAGATGAGCCCAAATGCAGGTTGCATGCTGAAAACAATTGTTATCATGGGTCACATTTTTAGGAAATTCCAAAGAACAAAAAAGGGAGACAGGACAACACTGACGGTGTTCCAAACCTTAATATATCATACAAGTTGTGTACCTCTTTCTCTATAATTGTTACTAATGCTCTACATTTCAGGTCTTGATATACCACATAACAAGTTGACTCCACACAAGATAGCTACTGCAACTAAACCACCTCACATATTATATACAAAATTGGTGATTCAACAGATAGTCCTATATTATAATGATCAGCATGTTAGATACGGAATATTCATGTCAAGCATCAACCAAGTACCAAATTAAATGCCAATGGGTCAACCTGGGGAATGTCTATATCATTACTTAAACAGAAGAGAACAAATGCAATTACCTGTGCACCAGTAAGCTTATTGTCCCAGCTGAATACACCGTAGTCTGGACCACCCCAGTAAGCACCAGCATGCTTTGCAAGCTTGGGGTGTGTTGCCAACTGCAGGTACGATGAATTGCCGGTTGCGAGATACATCCATGAACCACCCCATACAAACTCATCCCAGTAGCTGGTTGAGTTATAGAATTTTGCAGCATCGGAACCACCTGCACTATATCTTCCACGGTTTTGCCTTGCAAACTTGAAGAGGGTGGTAGCACCATGTACCAGCTTCTGCGAGTACGCCTTATTGTCCTTGAACACAATTGATGCTGCTGCCAATGATGCAGCCATCTCAGCCGCAAGATCTGAACAAGCATGGCACTCAACTACTGGGCGAGGGTAGTCAATGTCCTCTGGTCTCATCCAACAATAGTGATCGTTCGGTTGAGTCGAACCGGGTGATGTTGCACCGCTCCCCACCTGCACCCACCATAAAATCTCGAATTAGCAATGGCTCTGATGGCAAGAACTACAATCCCTCTGCACATATCCATGTTTGCATCTTTGTTTTACCTGCATAACGACACGATCAATGGTATCCGCCGTTGAGTTGAAGGTCTTCAAGAAGTAATCGGCCCCCCACTTGATGGTATCACGGATATGGCCAAGTTCCCCAACTGCCTCGTATTTAGCACTGTACTCGATGACGCTCCAGCTGAGGAGGGTCATGGAGAAGGCAGCTGGAAAGTTGAACTtgacggcgtcgccggcgtcgtagtACCCTCCGACGAGGCTGCGCCCGACTGCCGGATCCGA
Coding sequences:
- the LOC4332724 gene encoding endoglucanase 9, yielding MSMYGRDPWGGPLEICHDSATDDDRSRNLDLDRGALSRTLDETQQSWLLAGPGDQGRKKKKYVDLGCLVVSRKLFVWTVGVLLAAAVFAGLVAGIAKAIPRHHRPPPPPDDFTVALRKALMFFNAQKSGKLPKNNNVHWRGNSCMKDGLSDPAVGRSLVGGYYDAGDAVKFNFPAAFSMTLLSWSVIEYSAKYEAVGELGHIRDTIKWGADYFLKTFNSTADTIDRVVMQVGSGATSPGSTQPNDHYCWMRPEDIDYPRPVVECHACSDLAAEMAASLAAASIVFKDNKAYSQKLVHGATTLFKFARQNRGRYSAGGSDAAKFYNSTSYWDEFVWGGSWMYLATGNSSYLQLATHPKLAKHAGAYWGGPDYGVFSWDNKLTGAQVLLSRLRLFLSPGYPYEEILRTFHNQTSIIMCSYLPIFKSFNRTKGGLIQLNHGRPQPLQYVVNAAFLASLYGDYLEAADTPGWYCGPHFYPIETLRNFARTQIEYILGKNPLKMSYVVGYGNRYPKRVHHRGASIPKNGVHYGCKGGWKWRETKKPNPNIIVGAMVAGPDRHDGFKDVRKNYNYTEATLAGNAGLVAALVALSGEGHGVDKNTMFSAVPPMFPSPPPPPAPWKP